The Candidatus Thermoplasmatota archaeon DNA segment GAGTCTCTCCGCTGTCCGCGTCGTCGTTACGGAACGCGTGAGCGAGAGAGGCCCCCGCGGGGGCGAGGAACGGCGCGTTGCGCGCCTAGTTGCCGCCGGGCTGCGGCGTGACGATGCCCATGCGCTTCTTGCGCCGGTCGATCTCGGCCTTGTCCAGGCGCTTGAAGCCGGTCTTGGGGTCGATGGCGCAGATGGCGATGCCGTCGCCGCTGGCCGAATCGCGCTTCATGGCGGCCATGAGCGCGCGGATGCCAAGGTCGAGGCCCTCGTCCGTCGTCATGTCGTCCTTCCAGTGGTCCTCGAGCACGCCGTACATGAACGGCGAGCCGGAGCCCGTGGCGACGAACTTGTCGGGGATGCTCCCGCCGGCGGCGTCGAGCGAGTAGACCCAGCCGCCCTCCTTGTCCACGCCGCCCACGAGGAGCTGCACGTAGAAGGGGGCGAACTTGCGGCCGTTCAGGATGTTGGCAAGAAGCGTCGAGGCGGCCTTGATCGAGATGGGCGCGTTGCGCTTGACCTCGTAGAGCTCGACCTCGGCGGCAAGCCAGCGGGCGAGCACCTGCGCGTCGCCCACGAGGCCGGCCACGGTAAACCCGATCCGGTCGTTGATGCGGAAGAGCTTCTGGGTCGTCTTGTGTCCGATCATGTGGCCCATGGTGGCCCGCATCTCGGTGCCCATGACGACCCCGTTCTTGCAGACAAAGCCGAGCGTGCTCGTGCCCGTCTTCATGAGGTTTGCTTCGTTGGAGAGGAGTTTGTCCATGAACGGTTCCCTCGAAAAGTCGAGAAAACTACTGAAACGGTCATTCGGGGCGCCGCTATATAAGCGTTCGGTAGCGCCCCGTCCTGTCCCGTACGGGTCCACGGCAGCCTCTTGAACGAGTAGCGTGTTGCGGCCGAGCGTGGAACCCATCCGCTTTGCGGCCTTGGGCGCTGGCACCTGTGCGCTTGGCCTTGCGATCCTGTCGAGCTACGTCTGGTCCGTCGGCTCGGTGGGGAACGGAGTCGCAAGCTCGCTTGGCGCGCTCGGGTTTGCGCTGCTTGCGTTGGCCCTCTGGCAGCCCGAGCGTCCCGACACGCTCCTGCGGGCCGGCGCGGGAATCGCCATCGTCGCCGTCTCGCGGCTTGTGTCCACCGCCGCGTGGGGCGCGCAGGGCAACGCCGAGAACGCGCTCCGCTCCATGCTCACGCTCTTTGCCTTCGTGCCCGCCGCCGTGCTCTGGCTGGGCGCCGCTCGGGGGCGCTTCCCCGTCGGGCGTGCCGTCCTTGCGCTGCGATACGGAAGCCTCGCCGGGGCGTTTCTCGCCGCGTACGTGCTGTGGAGCCTGCTCGACGGCGCCCCGGGTCCGCTCGTCCTGGGCTTTGCCACGTGGGCGATCGGCCTCGTCGTGCTGTCGTTGTACATCGAGACCCCTCGAAGCCACGCGATCGGGCTTGTGCCGGCCGCGCCGGAAAATCCGGCGCGGCTTTTAGGGTCATAAAATCCGGGGCTAGCCAAATCGCTCGGGCACGGCGCGGAACTCGGAGACCTTCTCCCGCAGCACGTCGAAGACCGCTTGCGCCGTCACGACCTCGTCGGGATCGGCGGGCGTTCCCGGCTGCACGAAGGTCAGCGTTTCGAGGTACGGGTGCGATCGTCCGGCCTTCCAGCCGACAAGCGCGGCCGCGTACTCTCGGCGCGCGTCGTCCACGCCGCGGTTGCCCGTGACGATCTCGTGGGCGAGGTTCAAGGCGAGCCTTGCGGCCTCCTCGCTGTCGCAGCGGGCGGAGACCTCGCCCTTCGTGCGCTCGGGGATGACGCTTCCGTGGAAGCGCGCGAGGTCCGAGAACCGCTCGACGGGCGTGCGATAGTCCACGAAGCATTCGAGGAAGTCGCCGTGCGGGAGGGGGAAATCGTGGTGCACGATGTCCCGGTACGCGACGATCCGTTTCCAGGGTCCAACCGAGCGCCAGAGGAGGAAGCTTGGGCCGGCCTCCTCCGGCTCGCCGTAGCGGTCGAGGAGCTCGCGCGCCGCGTCGGCCGGTCCCTGGGGCCACTCGTCGAGCAGGGCGAGCACG contains these protein-coding regions:
- the psmB gene encoding archaeal proteasome endopeptidase complex subunit beta, yielding MDKLLSNEANLMKTGTSTLGFVCKNGVVMGTEMRATMGHMIGHKTTQKLFRINDRIGFTVAGLVGDAQVLARWLAAEVELYEVKRNAPISIKAASTLLANILNGRKFAPFYVQLLVGGVDKEGGWVYSLDAAGGSIPDKFVATGSGSPFMYGVLEDHWKDDMTTDEGLDLGIRALMAAMKRDSASGDGIAICAIDPKTGFKRLDKAEIDRRKKRMGIVTPQPGGN